The following coding sequences are from one Syngnathus acus chromosome 12, fSynAcu1.2, whole genome shotgun sequence window:
- the wbp1 gene encoding WW domain-binding protein 1 isoform X2, with protein MKVVEIKGKEFCFGVNNEQYRCEMGYCCGETECCTYYYELWWFWLVWTLIIMLSCCCAYRHRRVKMRLQQEQRQREISLMAYQGASSSFISPPPLNLRFWNDCKLPDYEEVVGHPPTPPPPYSENPPEAAQAPSAQVSQPEPESSQAAQPGPAAVALHSDQDAASSSSSPPSSAQENPEDPLPEEEDELITRRRHVTGDSGIEVCVCQLDDGSGPEEESDEERRVCGATGGECCSRHQQHAFRHKEHTCDMASQATSAGDSMV; from the exons GGCAAGGAGTTCTGTTTCGGGGTAAACAATGAGCAATATCGCTGCGAGATGGGCTACTGCTGCGGAGAGACCGAATGCTGCACTTACTACTATGAGCTCTGGT GGTTCTGGTTGGTTTGGACCCTGATCATCATGTTGAGCTGCTGCTGCGCGTATCGACACCGCAGGGTGAAAATGCGGCTGCAGCAGGAGCAACGGCAGCGTGAGATCAGCCTTATGGCCTACCAGGGCGCCTCCAGCTCCTTCATTTCACCTCCACCGCTCAACCTCA GATTCTGGAATGACTGCAAGCTTCCCGACTACGAGGAGGTGGTGGGTCATCCACCCACCCCACCGCCCCCTTACTCTGAAAACCCTCCCGAGGCGGCCCAAGCTCCCTCCGCTCAAGTTAGTCAGCCCGAGCCAGAATCCTCGCAAGCCGCCCAGCCGGGGCCGGCCGCTGTTGCCTTACACTCCGACCAGGACgccgcctcctcttcctcctcgccACCGTCCTCGGCTCAGGAGAACCCAGAGGATCCGCtgccggaggaggaggatgagctCATCACTCGGCGCCGTCACGTGACCGGCGACTCAGGGATCGAGGTGTGCGTCTGCCAGCTAGACGACGGCTCAGGGCCGGAGGAGGAGAGCGACGAGGAGCGGCGCGTGTGCGGGGCCACCGGCGGGGAATGCTGCTCCCGCCATCAGCAACACGCCTTCAGACACAAAGAGCACACCTGCGACATGGCCAGCCAAGCCACCAGCGCCGGAGACAGCATGGTGTGA
- the wbp1 gene encoding WW domain-binding protein 1 isoform X1 → MPQKTLGSIVGLLCTGVCLVQGKEFCFGVNNEQYRCEMGYCCGETECCTYYYELWWFWLVWTLIIMLSCCCAYRHRRVKMRLQQEQRQREISLMAYQGASSSFISPPPLNLRFWNDCKLPDYEEVVGHPPTPPPPYSENPPEAAQAPSAQVSQPEPESSQAAQPGPAAVALHSDQDAASSSSSPPSSAQENPEDPLPEEEDELITRRRHVTGDSGIEVCVCQLDDGSGPEEESDEERRVCGATGGECCSRHQQHAFRHKEHTCDMASQATSAGDSMV, encoded by the exons GGCAAGGAGTTCTGTTTCGGGGTAAACAATGAGCAATATCGCTGCGAGATGGGCTACTGCTGCGGAGAGACCGAATGCTGCACTTACTACTATGAGCTCTGGT GGTTCTGGTTGGTTTGGACCCTGATCATCATGTTGAGCTGCTGCTGCGCGTATCGACACCGCAGGGTGAAAATGCGGCTGCAGCAGGAGCAACGGCAGCGTGAGATCAGCCTTATGGCCTACCAGGGCGCCTCCAGCTCCTTCATTTCACCTCCACCGCTCAACCTCA GATTCTGGAATGACTGCAAGCTTCCCGACTACGAGGAGGTGGTGGGTCATCCACCCACCCCACCGCCCCCTTACTCTGAAAACCCTCCCGAGGCGGCCCAAGCTCCCTCCGCTCAAGTTAGTCAGCCCGAGCCAGAATCCTCGCAAGCCGCCCAGCCGGGGCCGGCCGCTGTTGCCTTACACTCCGACCAGGACgccgcctcctcttcctcctcgccACCGTCCTCGGCTCAGGAGAACCCAGAGGATCCGCtgccggaggaggaggatgagctCATCACTCGGCGCCGTCACGTGACCGGCGACTCAGGGATCGAGGTGTGCGTCTGCCAGCTAGACGACGGCTCAGGGCCGGAGGAGGAGAGCGACGAGGAGCGGCGCGTGTGCGGGGCCACCGGCGGGGAATGCTGCTCCCGCCATCAGCAACACGCCTTCAGACACAAAGAGCACACCTGCGACATGGCCAGCCAAGCCACCAGCGCCGGAGACAGCATGGTGTGA